Proteins co-encoded in one Streptomyces diastaticus subsp. diastaticus genomic window:
- a CDS encoding aminopeptidase P family protein: MSEAPHAYDVYQARRQRLRERCAAAGDAAAVVSRPANIRYLTGTAPERAALLLTTHDPGADVLLCAVRPGARPEEGRADEALRLELLDGPGADPAVAAATLALRRGGRPVAVEEHDLTVARHRAMASAAPGLALTDLGGAVEQLRYVKDEDEISCLRIAAEITDQALGELLESILVGRTERHLALELERRLIDHGADGPAFASSVGTGPNAGLARHQPTDRRVEEGDFLTVSLGAVYRGYRCAIGRTFVIGTTPADWQVELYDLVFAAQRAGREALAPGAACRDVDRAARQVLTGAGYTEGLAPVTGHGVGLENVEDPQIAPAAMGKLDARVPVTVEPGVHLPGRGGVRIDDTLVVRPGADGGPELLTITTKELLAL, from the coding sequence ATGTCCGAGGCCCCGCACGCGTACGACGTGTACCAAGCCCGCAGGCAGCGGCTGCGGGAGCGCTGCGCGGCGGCCGGTGACGCCGCCGCCGTGGTCTCCCGCCCGGCCAACATCCGCTACCTGACCGGCACCGCCCCCGAACGGGCCGCCCTGCTGCTCACCACCCACGATCCGGGCGCCGACGTGCTGCTCTGCGCCGTCCGGCCCGGCGCGCGGCCCGAGGAGGGCAGAGCGGACGAGGCACTCAGGCTCGAACTGCTGGACGGCCCCGGGGCCGATCCGGCCGTGGCCGCGGCCACCCTCGCGCTGCGCCGGGGCGGCCGGCCGGTCGCCGTCGAGGAGCACGACCTCACGGTGGCGCGGCACCGCGCGATGGCCTCGGCCGCCCCCGGCCTCGCCCTCACCGACCTGGGCGGCGCCGTCGAGCAGCTGCGGTACGTCAAGGACGAGGACGAGATCTCCTGCCTGCGGATCGCCGCCGAGATCACCGACCAGGCGCTGGGCGAACTCCTGGAATCCATCCTGGTCGGCCGCACCGAGCGGCACCTCGCGCTGGAGCTGGAGCGCCGCCTGATCGACCACGGCGCCGACGGACCGGCCTTCGCCAGCTCGGTGGGGACCGGCCCCAACGCGGGCCTCGCCCGTCACCAGCCCACCGACCGCCGGGTCGAGGAGGGCGACTTCCTCACCGTGAGTCTCGGCGCGGTCTACCGCGGCTACCGCTGCGCGATCGGCCGTACCTTCGTCATCGGCACCACCCCGGCCGACTGGCAGGTGGAGTTGTACGACCTGGTCTTCGCCGCCCAGCGGGCCGGGCGGGAGGCGCTCGCACCCGGCGCCGCCTGCCGTGACGTCGACCGGGCCGCCCGCCAGGTGCTCACCGGCGCGGGGTACACCGAGGGGCTGGCGCCGGTCACCGGGCACGGGGTCGGCCTGGAAAACGTGGAGGACCCGCAGATCGCCCCTGCGGCCATGGGTAAACTGGACGCTCGTGTGCCGGTCACCGTCGAACCGGGAGTCCACCTCCCGGGCCGGGGCGGAGTCCGGATCGACGACACGCTCGTCGTCCGCCCCGGGGCGGACGGCGGACCTGAGCTACTCACCATCACGACCAAGGAGCTGCTCGCGCTCTAG
- the efp gene encoding elongation factor P, with the protein MASTNDLKNGLVLKLEGGQLWSVVEFQHVKPGKGPAFVRTKLKNVLSGKIVDKTFNAGVKVETATVDKRDMQFSYMDGDYFVFMDMETYEQLHVDRKVVGDAANFLIEGFEATVAQYEGEVLFVELPAAVELVVKETEPGVQGDRSTGGTKPATLETGYQINVPLFITTGEKIKVDTRSSDYLGRVNG; encoded by the coding sequence GTGGCTTCCACGAACGACCTCAAGAACGGCTTGGTACTGAAGCTCGAGGGGGGCCAGCTCTGGTCCGTGGTCGAGTTCCAGCACGTCAAGCCCGGCAAGGGCCCTGCCTTCGTGCGCACCAAGCTGAAGAACGTGCTGTCCGGAAAGATCGTCGACAAGACCTTCAACGCCGGCGTGAAGGTCGAGACGGCCACCGTCGACAAGCGCGACATGCAGTTCTCGTACATGGACGGCGACTACTTCGTCTTCATGGACATGGAGACCTACGAGCAGCTGCACGTCGACCGCAAGGTCGTCGGTGACGCCGCCAACTTCCTCATCGAGGGCTTCGAGGCGACCGTCGCCCAGTACGAGGGCGAGGTGCTCTTCGTGGAGCTGCCGGCCGCCGTCGAGCTGGTCGTCAAGGAGACCGAGCCGGGCGTCCAGGGCGACCGCTCCACCGGCGGCACCAAGCCGGCCACCCTGGAGACGGGCTACCAGATCAACGTCCCGCTCTTCATCACCACCGGTGAGAAGATCAAGGTCGACACCCGTTCGAGCGACTACCTCGGCCGGGTGAACGGCTAA
- the nusB gene encoding transcription antitermination factor NusB — MAARNTARKRAFQILFEADQRGADVLTVLADWIRHARSDTRQPPVSEYTMELVEGYAEHERRIDELISQYAVDWTLDRMPVVDRNILRLGAYELIWVDTTPDAVVLDEAVQLAKEFSTDDSPAFVNGLLARFKELKPGLRRV, encoded by the coding sequence GTGGCTGCTCGCAATACGGCCCGCAAGCGCGCCTTCCAGATCCTCTTCGAGGCCGATCAGCGCGGCGCCGACGTGCTGACCGTCCTCGCCGACTGGATTCGGCACGCACGCTCCGACACCCGGCAGCCGCCGGTCAGCGAGTACACGATGGAACTCGTCGAGGGATACGCCGAGCACGAGCGGCGCATCGACGAACTCATCTCGCAGTACGCCGTCGACTGGACGCTCGACCGGATGCCCGTCGTCGACCGCAACATCCTGCGGCTCGGCGCCTACGAGCTGATCTGGGTCGACACCACCCCGGACGCCGTCGTGCTGGACGAGGCCGTCCAGCTGGCCAAGGAGTTCTCCACGGACGACTCCCCGGCCTTCGTCAACGGCCTGCTCGCCCGGTTCAAGGAGCTGAAGCCGGGTCTGCGCCGCGTCTGA
- the bldD gene encoding transcriptional regulator BldD: protein MSSEYAKQLGAKLRAIRTQQGLSLHGVEEKSQGRWKAVVVGSYERGDRAVTVQRLAELADFYGVPVQELLPGTTPGGAAEPPPKLVLQLERLANVPPEKAGPLQRYAATIQSQRGDYNGKVLSIRQDDLRTLAVIYDQSPSVLTEQLISWGVLDSDARRAVAHEES, encoded by the coding sequence ATGTCCAGCGAATACGCAAAACAGCTCGGGGCCAAGCTCCGCGCCATCCGCACGCAGCAGGGCCTTTCCCTCCACGGCGTCGAGGAGAAGTCCCAGGGCCGCTGGAAGGCGGTCGTGGTCGGTTCGTACGAGCGCGGGGACCGCGCCGTCACCGTGCAGCGGCTCGCCGAGCTCGCGGACTTCTACGGCGTCCCCGTGCAGGAGCTGCTGCCGGGCACGACCCCCGGCGGCGCGGCCGAGCCCCCGCCGAAGCTCGTCCTCCAGCTGGAGCGCCTGGCCAACGTCCCGCCGGAGAAGGCGGGCCCCCTCCAGCGGTACGCCGCGACCATCCAGTCGCAGCGCGGGGACTACAACGGCAAGGTCCTCTCCATCCGCCAGGACGACCTGCGCACCCTCGCCGTCATCTACGACCAGTCGCCCTCGGTCCTCACCGAGCAGCTGATCAGCTGGGGTGTCCTCGACTCCGACGCCCGCCGCGCGGTCGCCCACGAGGAGAGCTGA
- the pyrR gene encoding bifunctional pyr operon transcriptional regulator/uracil phosphoribosyltransferase PyrR, whose product MNATTPGNAGPHEARPVLEGPDIGRVLTRISHEIVERAKGADDVVLLGIPTRGVHLAGRLAAKLAEITSRPVPVGSLDITMYRDDLRLKPARAIGRTEIPADGIDGRLVVLVDDVLFSGRTIRAALDALGDIGRPRAVQLAVLVDRGHRELPIRADYVGKNLPTSLRETVKVQLTEEDGRDAVLLGAGSPAPAPAGGN is encoded by the coding sequence GTGAACGCCACCACCCCCGGGAACGCCGGGCCCCACGAGGCCCGCCCCGTTCTCGAAGGCCCCGACATCGGCCGGGTCCTCACCCGCATCTCCCACGAGATCGTCGAGCGCGCCAAGGGCGCCGACGACGTGGTCCTCCTCGGCATCCCCACCCGCGGCGTCCACCTCGCCGGGCGGCTGGCGGCCAAGCTCGCCGAGATCACCTCGCGCCCCGTCCCGGTCGGTTCGCTGGACATCACCATGTACCGCGACGACCTGCGGCTGAAGCCGGCGCGGGCCATCGGCCGCACCGAGATCCCCGCCGACGGGATCGACGGGCGCCTGGTCGTCCTCGTCGACGACGTGCTCTTCTCCGGTCGCACCATCCGTGCCGCCCTCGACGCCCTCGGCGACATCGGCCGGCCCCGTGCCGTGCAGCTCGCCGTCCTCGTCGACCGCGGCCACCGCGAGCTGCCGATCCGCGCCGACTACGTCGGCAAGAACCTCCCCACGTCGCTGCGGGAGACGGTCAAGGTGCAGCTCACCGAGGAGGACGGCCGCGACGCGGTCCTGCTCGGCGCGGGCTCCCCGGCCCCCGCCCCGGCAGGCGGCAACTAG
- a CDS encoding aspartate carbamoyltransferase catalytic subunit: protein MMRHLISAADLTRDDAVLILDTAEEMARVADRPIKKLPTLRGRTVVNLFFEDSTRTRISFEAAEKRLSADVINFTAKGSSVSKGESLKDTAQTLEAMGVDAVVIRHGASGAPFRLATSGWIDAAVINAGDGTHQHPTQALLDAFTLRRRLVGPDAGLGQDLAGRRVTVVGDILHSRVARSNVDLLHTLGAHVTLVAPPTLVPVGVENWPCEVSYSLDKVLDRSDAVMMLRVQRERMNAAYFPTEREYARRYGLDGERMAKMPGDAVVMHPGPMVRGMEITAEVADSPRCTAVEQVTNGVSVRMAVLYLLLGGNEPAVAQNRPAPATEENHAS, encoded by the coding sequence ATGATGCGCCACCTCATCTCGGCCGCCGACCTCACCCGCGACGACGCCGTCCTCATCCTCGACACCGCCGAGGAGATGGCCCGGGTAGCCGACCGGCCGATCAAGAAACTGCCCACGCTGCGCGGCCGGACCGTCGTCAACCTCTTCTTCGAGGACTCGACGCGGACCCGGATCTCCTTCGAGGCCGCGGAGAAGCGCCTCTCCGCCGACGTCATCAACTTCACCGCCAAGGGATCCTCGGTCTCCAAGGGCGAGTCGCTGAAGGACACCGCCCAGACCCTGGAGGCGATGGGCGTCGACGCCGTCGTCATCCGGCACGGCGCCTCCGGCGCGCCCTTCCGGCTCGCCACCTCCGGCTGGATCGACGCCGCGGTCATCAACGCCGGGGACGGCACCCACCAGCACCCCACCCAGGCCCTGCTGGACGCCTTCACCCTGCGCCGCCGCCTGGTCGGCCCCGACGCCGGCCTCGGCCAGGACCTGGCCGGCCGCCGGGTCACCGTCGTCGGCGACATCCTGCACAGCCGGGTCGCCCGCTCCAACGTCGACCTGCTGCACACCCTCGGCGCCCACGTCACCCTGGTCGCCCCGCCCACCCTGGTGCCGGTCGGCGTCGAGAACTGGCCCTGCGAGGTCTCGTACAGCCTCGACAAGGTGCTCGACCGCTCGGACGCCGTGATGATGCTCCGCGTGCAGCGCGAGCGGATGAACGCCGCGTACTTCCCGACCGAGCGCGAGTACGCCCGCCGGTACGGGCTCGACGGGGAGCGGATGGCGAAGATGCCCGGCGACGCCGTCGTCATGCACCCCGGCCCGATGGTCCGCGGCATGGAGATCACCGCCGAGGTCGCCGACTCCCCGCGCTGCACCGCCGTCGAGCAGGTCACCAACGGCGTCTCCGTGCGGATGGCCGTGCTCTACCTGCTGCTGGGCGGGAACGAGCCCGCCGTCGCCCAGAACCGTCCCGCCCCCGCCACCGAGGAGAACCACGCATCATGA
- a CDS encoding dihydroorotase, which translates to MTAHTKTLIRGARLLGGEPGDVLVDGETIAAVGTGLDAAGARVVDAEGLVLLPGLVDLHTHLREPGREDSETVLTGTRAAAAGGYTAVHAMANTFPVADTAGVVEQVWRLGKESGYCDVQPVGAVTVGLEGKHLAELGAMHDSAAGVRVFSDDGKCVDDAVIMRRALEYVKAFDGVVAQHAQEPRLTEGAQMNEGTVSAELGLGGWPAVAEESIIARDVLLAAHVGSRVHICHLSTAGSVEIVRWAKSKGWNVTAEVTPHHLLLTDELVRTYNPVYKVNPPLRTEADVLALRAALADGTIDCVATDHAPHPHEDKDCEWPAAAMGMVGLETALSVVQQTMVDTGLLDWAGVADRMSFRPAAISRLAGQGRPVAEGEPANLTLVDPAYRGDVDPAGFASRSRNTPYEGRELPGRVTHTFLRGRATVVDGKLA; encoded by the coding sequence ATGACCGCCCACACCAAGACGCTGATCCGCGGGGCGCGCCTGCTCGGCGGCGAGCCCGGGGACGTCCTCGTCGACGGCGAGACGATCGCCGCCGTCGGCACCGGCCTGGACGCCGCGGGCGCCCGGGTGGTCGACGCCGAGGGCCTGGTCCTCCTCCCCGGCCTCGTCGACCTCCACACCCACCTGCGCGAGCCCGGCCGCGAGGACTCCGAGACCGTCCTCACCGGAACCCGCGCCGCCGCCGCGGGCGGCTACACCGCCGTGCACGCCATGGCCAACACCTTTCCCGTCGCCGACACCGCCGGCGTGGTCGAGCAGGTCTGGCGGCTCGGCAAGGAGTCCGGCTACTGCGACGTGCAGCCCGTCGGCGCCGTCACCGTCGGCCTGGAGGGCAAGCACCTCGCCGAGCTGGGCGCCATGCACGACTCGGCCGCCGGCGTCCGGGTCTTCTCCGACGACGGCAAGTGCGTCGACGACGCGGTGATCATGCGCCGGGCCCTGGAGTACGTGAAGGCGTTCGACGGCGTCGTCGCCCAGCACGCCCAGGAGCCCCGGCTCACCGAGGGCGCCCAGATGAACGAGGGCACCGTCTCCGCCGAACTCGGCCTCGGCGGCTGGCCCGCCGTCGCCGAGGAGTCGATCATCGCCCGGGACGTGCTGCTCGCCGCCCACGTCGGCTCGCGCGTGCACATCTGCCACCTCTCCACCGCCGGCTCCGTGGAGATCGTCCGCTGGGCCAAGTCCAAGGGGTGGAACGTCACCGCCGAGGTCACCCCGCACCACCTGCTCCTCACCGACGAGCTGGTGCGCACCTACAACCCGGTCTACAAGGTCAACCCGCCGCTGCGCACCGAGGCCGACGTGCTGGCGCTGCGCGCCGCACTGGCCGACGGCACCATCGACTGCGTCGCCACCGACCACGCCCCGCACCCCCACGAGGACAAGGACTGCGAGTGGCCGGCCGCGGCCATGGGCATGGTCGGCCTGGAGACCGCGCTCTCCGTGGTCCAGCAGACGATGGTCGACACCGGCCTGCTCGACTGGGCCGGCGTCGCCGACCGGATGTCCTTCCGCCCGGCCGCCATCTCCCGCCTCGCCGGTCAGGGCCGCCCGGTCGCCGAGGGCGAGCCCGCCAACCTGACCCTGGTCGATCCGGCATACCGTGGAGACGTGGACCCCGCGGGCTTCGCCTCCCGCAGCCGCAACACCCCCTACGAGGGCCGCGAGCTGCCGGGACGCGTCACCCACACCTTCCTGCGGGGCCGGGCAACGGTAGTGGACGGGAAGCTGGCGTGA
- a CDS encoding PH-like domain-containing protein encodes MTLAAEQKSAEVTDWAARVGWLVGLALFVALVYWLMREGWKWRGTLQSGLPELHTTPEKPAAATLTLSGRYHGSTTAGQWLDRIVARGLGTRSRVELTLHPEGLDVVRPGAAGFFVPADAILGARLDKGIAGKVLPEGGLLVVTWTHGDQVIDSGFRSDRAAEHPAWVKALGTLEAEDAAAASAAPLPHHDRTTEGTAR; translated from the coding sequence ATGACTCTGGCCGCCGAGCAGAAGTCGGCGGAGGTGACGGACTGGGCCGCGCGCGTCGGCTGGCTCGTCGGCCTCGCCCTCTTCGTCGCACTCGTCTACTGGCTGATGCGCGAAGGCTGGAAGTGGCGCGGCACCCTCCAGTCCGGCCTGCCCGAGCTGCACACCACCCCCGAGAAGCCCGCCGCGGCCACCCTCACCCTCAGCGGCCGCTACCACGGCTCCACCACCGCAGGGCAGTGGCTGGACCGCATCGTCGCCCGGGGCCTGGGCACCCGCAGCCGCGTGGAACTGACCCTGCACCCCGAGGGCCTGGACGTGGTCCGCCCCGGCGCCGCCGGCTTCTTCGTCCCCGCCGACGCGATCCTCGGCGCCCGCCTCGACAAGGGCATCGCCGGCAAGGTCCTGCCCGAGGGCGGCCTGCTGGTCGTCACCTGGACCCACGGGGACCAGGTGATCGACTCCGGCTTCCGCTCCGACCGCGCCGCCGAGCACCCCGCCTGGGTCAAGGCCCTCGGCACCCTGGAGGCCGAGGACGCCGCCGCCGCGTCCGCCGCCCCCCTCCCGCACCACGACCGCACGACGGAAGGCACCGCACGATGA